A single window of Neisseria sp. KEM232 DNA harbors:
- a CDS encoding NCS2 family permease encodes MDKPANSLLERLFGLSAHNTGVRTEIMAGITTFLTMCYIVIVNPLTLSQAGMDFGAVFVATCISAAIGCFVMGLAANYPIALAPGMGLNAYFTYAVVKGMGVPWQVALAAVFVSGIIFLLFSFFKLREMLVNALPMSLKMAIAAGIGLFLALIALKNAGVIVSSDATLVKMSDVYILGENGGKSPNWPVLLAMLGFFLIIFLDYFRVRGAIIIGILAVTLLGIALGQAEFKGIVSAIPSIQPTLLQMDFNGLFHGSMVAVIFVFFLVDLFDSTGTLIGTTHRAGLLVDGKLPRLKRALLADSTAIVAGAAMGTSSVTPYVESAAGVAAGGRTGLTAVTVGVLMLACLWFSPLAQTVPAFATAPALLYIGIHMLRSVLEIDWEDMTEAAPAFVTIVFMPFTYSIADGIAMGFISYAAIKLLCGRAKDVPPMVWLVAVLWAAKFWFLGV; translated from the coding sequence ATGGACAAACCGGCAAACAGCCTGCTCGAACGCCTCTTCGGGCTTTCCGCACACAACACCGGCGTACGCACGGAAATCATGGCGGGCATCACCACCTTCCTGACCATGTGCTACATCGTCATCGTCAACCCGCTCACCCTGTCGCAGGCGGGCATGGACTTCGGCGCGGTGTTCGTCGCCACCTGCATCTCCGCCGCCATCGGCTGCTTCGTGATGGGGCTGGCGGCCAACTACCCCATCGCCCTCGCCCCCGGCATGGGGCTGAACGCCTACTTCACCTACGCCGTCGTCAAAGGCATGGGCGTGCCCTGGCAGGTGGCTTTGGCTGCCGTGTTCGTGTCGGGCATCATCTTCTTATTGTTCAGCTTTTTCAAACTGCGCGAAATGCTGGTCAACGCCCTGCCGATGAGCCTGAAAATGGCCATCGCCGCCGGTATCGGCCTGTTCCTCGCCCTTATCGCCCTGAAAAACGCCGGTGTCATCGTGTCCAGCGACGCCACCCTGGTCAAAATGAGCGACGTTTACATCCTCGGCGAAAACGGCGGCAAAAGCCCCAACTGGCCGGTGCTGCTGGCCATGCTCGGCTTTTTTCTTATCATTTTTCTCGACTATTTCCGCGTGCGCGGTGCCATCATCATCGGCATTCTCGCCGTCACCCTGCTCGGCATCGCCCTCGGGCAGGCCGAATTCAAAGGCATTGTTTCCGCCATCCCCAGCATCCAACCCACCCTGCTGCAAATGGACTTTAACGGCCTGTTCCACGGCAGCATGGTCGCCGTTATCTTCGTGTTCTTTCTAGTCGACCTCTTCGACAGCACCGGCACCCTCATCGGCACGACGCACCGCGCCGGCCTTTTGGTAGACGGCAAGCTGCCGCGCCTCAAACGCGCCCTCTTGGCCGACTCCACCGCCATCGTCGCCGGCGCGGCGATGGGTACGTCGTCCGTCACCCCCTATGTCGAAAGCGCGGCGGGCGTGGCAGCGGGCGGGCGCACCGGCCTCACCGCCGTAACCGTCGGCGTCCTGATGCTCGCCTGCCTGTGGTTCTCGCCGCTGGCGCAAACCGTCCCCGCCTTCGCCACCGCCCCCGCCCTGCTTTATATCGGCATCCACATGCTGCGCTCGGTGCTGGAAATCGACTGGGAAGACATGACCGAAGCCGCCCCCGCCTTCGTCACCATCGTCTTCATGCCCTTCACCTACTCCATCGCCGACGGCATCGCCATGGGCTTTATCAGCTACGCCGCCATCAAACTCCTGTGCGGCCGTGCCAAAGACGTACCGCCGATGGTGTGGCTGGTCGCCGTTTTGTGGGCGGCGAAATTCTGGTTCTTGGGCGTGTAA
- a CDS encoding RluA family pseudouridine synthase has product MQPISKNSVSRAAVGENEAGQRLDNYLIKILKGVPKSHIHRIIRAGEVRLNKKRCKPDSRIAAGDIVRIPPVRTAEKERPSEKGQDAPAREFDTVYEDDALLVIDKPAGVAVHGGSGVSFGVIEQLRRARPEARYLELVHRLDKDTSGLLMIAKKRSALVKLHEAIRSNHPKKTYFALGVGGLANDRFHVKLPLLKYTGAQGEKMVRVSEEGQSAHTVFRVLNRFSDGLLHQVGLSRLTLVEATLKTGRTHQIRVHMQSQGCPIAGDERYGDYQANRRLQKLGLKRMFLHASELHIDHPLTGEKLVLKAPLPQDLAQFVTMLEHGCRK; this is encoded by the coding sequence ATGCAGCCGATAAGCAAAAATTCAGTCAGCCGGGCCGCCGTGGGCGAAAACGAAGCGGGGCAACGCCTTGACAACTATCTGATAAAAATCCTCAAAGGCGTACCCAAGAGCCATATCCACCGCATTATCCGCGCGGGTGAAGTGCGGCTGAACAAAAAACGCTGCAAGCCCGACAGCCGCATTGCGGCGGGCGACATTGTCCGCATTCCGCCGGTGCGCACGGCTGAAAAGGAGAGGCCGTCTGAAAAGGGGCAGGACGCGCCCGCGCGTGAGTTTGACACCGTTTACGAAGACGACGCGCTCTTGGTCATCGACAAACCGGCGGGCGTGGCGGTGCACGGCGGCAGCGGCGTGAGCTTCGGCGTAATCGAGCAGCTGCGCCGCGCCCGACCCGAGGCGCGCTATCTGGAACTCGTCCACCGCCTCGACAAAGATACCAGCGGCCTGCTGATGATTGCCAAAAAACGCAGCGCATTGGTGAAGCTGCACGAAGCCATCCGCAGCAACCACCCGAAAAAAACCTATTTCGCCCTCGGCGTCGGCGGTCTTGCAAACGACCGCTTTCATGTGAAACTGCCGCTTTTGAAATACACCGGCGCGCAGGGCGAAAAAATGGTGCGCGTGAGCGAAGAAGGCCAAAGCGCGCACACCGTATTCCGCGTTCTCAACCGCTTTTCAGACGGCCTGCTGCACCAGGTCGGCCTGTCGCGGCTCACGCTGGTTGAAGCCACGCTCAAAACCGGCCGCACCCACCAAATCCGCGTCCATATGCAGTCGCAAGGCTGCCCGATTGCGGGCGACGAACGCTACGGCGACTATCAGGCCAACCGCCGCCTACAAAAACTCGGCCTGAAACGGATGTTTCTGCACGCCAGCGAGCTGCACATCGACCACCCGCTCACGGGCGAAAAACTCGTACTCAAAGCACCGTTGCCGCAGGATTTGGCGCAGTTTGTGACGATGTTGGAACACGGTTGTCGGAAATAG
- a CDS encoding Rne/Rng family ribonuclease, translated as MKRMLFNATQAEELRVAIVDGQNLLDLDIETLGKEQRKGNIYKGVITRIEPSLEACFVDYGTDRHGFLPFKEVSRSYFQDYEGGKARIQDVLKEGMQVIVQVEKDERGNKGAALTTFISLAGRYLVLMPNNPRGGGVSRRIEGEERQELKDAMAELNVPRGMSLIARTAGIGRSVEELQWDFDYLLKLWHAIEEAGNAHQEPYLLFMESSLLIRAIRDYFRPDIGEILVDNAEVHAEISEFMSYVMPANTGRLKLYQDHTPLFSRFQIEHQIESAFSRSVSLPSGGAIVIDHTEALVSIDVNSARATRGADIEDTAFKTNMEAAEEVARQMRLRDLGGLVVIDFIDMENPKHQRDVENTLRDALKKDRARVQMGKLSRFGLLELSRQRLKPALGESSHTACPRCAGTGVIRGIESTALHVLRIIQEEAMKDNTGEVHAQVPVDVATFLLNEKRAELFAMEERLDVSVMLIPNIRLENPHYEISRIRTDDIEEDGEPSYKQVSVPKADENAKPFGGERVKAARPEPAVKGVKHTQPAPVAAEEPSSWWDKFKSWFKGLFGDTPAAEPQPQERKRTSGSRRPQNRRRSGNRSQTARSAQAKAQDEGETDGETGDSGSDKADKNGRSGKRGSGANSRNADNRRSESAPAETESETPRGENAAAGEKRDSRKRGKRGGEAESVTENAPAALMQAQDERPSENAAAPQDNAADSGQNGNASAQSDNRRNPRGRNQERGSRNRNGQNGSRRNEKKRNIPSAAKIEQYLMIDEAAGRVLDAVAHVFGETRPAAPLPQNSSDKPLVITIPAPQDDAPAAVAVADEAAVIGSSSEKVAEAVALIVGESHAADETAGNPAPQNGTSAAAPAAASEIPAAPQGMVLVQTDAAALAAAAAAQTPAAPQGKRRADLPRPAAAAPAAAELTQVETCAE; from the coding sequence ATGAAACGTATGTTGTTTAACGCCACGCAGGCCGAAGAGCTGCGCGTGGCCATCGTCGACGGGCAGAACCTGCTCGATCTCGACATCGAAACGCTGGGCAAAGAACAGCGCAAAGGCAATATCTACAAAGGCGTCATCACCCGCATCGAGCCCTCGCTCGAAGCGTGCTTTGTCGATTACGGCACCGACCGCCACGGCTTTCTGCCCTTCAAAGAAGTTTCCCGCTCCTATTTCCAAGACTACGAAGGCGGCAAAGCCCGCATCCAAGACGTGCTCAAAGAAGGCATGCAGGTCATCGTACAGGTGGAAAAAGACGAACGCGGCAACAAAGGCGCGGCGCTCACCACCTTCATCTCACTGGCCGGCCGCTATCTGGTCTTGATGCCCAACAACCCGCGCGGCGGCGGCGTCTCCCGCCGCATCGAAGGCGAAGAGCGGCAGGAACTCAAAGACGCAATGGCCGAACTCAACGTGCCGCGCGGCATGAGCCTTATCGCCCGCACCGCCGGCATCGGCCGCAGCGTCGAAGAGCTGCAATGGGATTTCGACTACCTGCTCAAACTGTGGCACGCCATCGAAGAAGCAGGCAACGCCCACCAAGAACCCTACCTGCTCTTTATGGAAAGCTCGCTGCTCATCCGCGCCATCCGCGACTACTTCCGCCCCGACATCGGCGAAATCCTGGTCGACAACGCCGAAGTGCACGCCGAAATTTCCGAATTCATGTCCTACGTCATGCCGGCCAACACAGGCCGTCTGAAACTCTATCAGGACCACACCCCCCTCTTCTCCCGCTTCCAAATCGAGCACCAAATCGAAAGCGCCTTCTCGCGCAGCGTCAGCCTGCCCTCCGGCGGCGCCATCGTCATCGACCACACCGAAGCCCTCGTTTCCATCGACGTCAACTCCGCCCGCGCCACCCGCGGCGCCGACATCGAAGACACCGCCTTCAAAACCAATATGGAAGCGGCCGAAGAAGTCGCCCGCCAAATGCGCCTGCGCGACCTCGGCGGCCTGGTCGTCATCGACTTCATCGACATGGAAAACCCCAAACACCAGCGCGACGTCGAAAACACCCTGCGCGACGCCCTGAAAAAAGACCGCGCCCGCGTGCAGATGGGCAAACTCTCCCGCTTCGGCCTGCTCGAACTCTCCCGCCAGCGCCTCAAACCTGCCCTCGGCGAATCCAGCCACACCGCCTGCCCGCGCTGCGCCGGCACCGGCGTCATCCGCGGCATCGAATCCACCGCCCTGCACGTGCTGCGCATCATTCAGGAAGAAGCGATGAAGGACAACACCGGCGAAGTGCACGCCCAAGTACCCGTCGACGTCGCCACCTTCCTGTTAAACGAAAAACGCGCCGAACTCTTCGCCATGGAAGAGCGCCTCGACGTCAGCGTCATGCTGATTCCCAACATCCGTCTGGAAAACCCGCACTACGAAATCAGCCGCATCCGCACCGACGACATCGAAGAAGACGGCGAACCGAGCTACAAACAGGTTTCCGTACCCAAAGCCGACGAAAACGCCAAACCCTTCGGCGGCGAGCGCGTCAAAGCCGCCCGCCCCGAGCCCGCCGTCAAAGGCGTGAAACACACCCAGCCCGCCCCCGTTGCCGCCGAAGAGCCAAGCAGCTGGTGGGACAAATTCAAAAGCTGGTTCAAAGGACTCTTCGGCGACACCCCCGCCGCCGAGCCGCAGCCGCAGGAGCGCAAACGCACCTCCGGCAGCCGCCGCCCGCAAAACCGCCGCCGCAGCGGCAACCGCAGCCAGACGGCACGCAGCGCGCAGGCCAAAGCACAGGACGAAGGCGAAACCGACGGCGAAACAGGCGACAGCGGCAGCGACAAAGCCGACAAAAACGGCCGCAGCGGCAAACGCGGCAGCGGCGCAAACAGCCGCAATGCCGACAACCGCCGCAGCGAAAGCGCACCCGCCGAAACCGAAAGCGAAACCCCGCGCGGCGAAAATGCCGCCGCAGGCGAAAAACGCGACAGCCGCAAACGCGGCAAACGCGGCGGCGAAGCCGAATCCGTAACGGAAAACGCACCCGCCGCCCTGATGCAGGCACAGGACGAAAGGCCGTCTGAAAACGCCGCAGCACCGCAGGACAACGCAGCAGACAGCGGACAAAACGGCAACGCGTCCGCACAAAGCGACAACCGCCGCAACCCGCGCGGCCGCAACCAAGAGCGCGGCAGCCGCAACCGCAACGGCCAAAACGGCAGCCGCCGCAACGAGAAAAAACGCAACATCCCCTCCGCCGCCAAAATCGAGCAGTATCTGATGATCGACGAAGCCGCAGGCCGCGTACTCGATGCCGTGGCGCACGTTTTCGGCGAAACCCGCCCCGCCGCCCCCCTGCCGCAGAACAGCAGCGACAAACCGCTGGTCATCACCATCCCCGCGCCGCAGGACGACGCACCCGCCGCCGTCGCTGTTGCGGACGAAGCCGCCGTAATCGGCAGCAGCAGCGAAAAAGTCGCCGAAGCCGTCGCCCTCATCGTCGGCGAAAGCCACGCTGCGGACGAAACCGCCGGCAACCCCGCACCGCAAAACGGTACAAGCGCAGCAGCGCCCGCCGCCGCATCGGAAATCCCCGCCGCGCCGCAAGGCATGGTGCTGGTGCAGACCGACGCCGCCGCACTGGCCGCAGCCGCAGCCGCCCAAACACCGGCCGCACCGCAGGGCAAACGCCGCGCCGACCTGCCCCGCCCCGCCGCAGCCGCCCCGGCCGCAGCCGAACTGACACAGGTCGAAACCTGCGCCGAATAA